Proteins encoded within one genomic window of bacterium:
- a CDS encoding cytochrome c oxidase assembly protein: MDAATAALASWQLPLLPATLAVLAVLLYWRGWRALRAQLPAQFGAARLAAFLAGVTTVILAVASPIDAFAPLLLRVHMLQHILLTMVAPPLLWLGAPALPLLRGLPQGAAKHGLGPFLAWPPLLAAGRFVVHPLVAWLALVIATLLWHLPGPYQLALRDPDWHQFEHACFLVAGLLFWFPVVQPYPSRARWPRWAMVPYLLLADAQNTLLAALFVFADRPLYAAYAAAPALTALDARGDQAAAGALMWVAGSATYLVAAAAIVIGWLNGSALAPRAAPPRPPPAPRRRLDLLRVPRLGAALRSLALRRAAQALMLLLAAAVIADGLLGPRMSPMNLAGVLPWTYWRGLVVIALLAVGNVFCMACPFMLPRALGRRLLPGRRAWPRRLRGKWLAAALLVVYLCAYEAFALWDAPRLTAAIALAYFAAALVVDGIFRGAAFCKHLCPIGQFHFVHATVSPFTIAARDPETCRSCAGADCIRGTPTRRGCELELFVPEKRGNLDCTLCLDCVRACPHDNVGLLAVAPAAELATDPPRSSLRRLSERPDIAALALLCVFGAFANAAGMLEPVLRAEAALAARLGLDSPLALTLAALPVALVALPVAALGSAVAIGHRWSGATATPRALACRLALALVPIGLAMWSAHFLFHFATGIGTAVPVAQRALADLGVALGSPDWSHAAAMHAPAWLTPLELLLLDAGLLLSLSVGWRTALELNHGRGRPAVALHLPWAALAIALWVAGAWIVFQPMQMRGMVH; encoded by the coding sequence ATGGACGCCGCGACCGCCGCGCTCGCCTCCTGGCAGTTGCCCCTCCTGCCGGCCACGCTCGCGGTGCTCGCCGTCCTCCTCTACTGGCGCGGTTGGCGGGCGCTGCGCGCCCAACTGCCGGCGCAGTTCGGAGCCGCCCGCCTGGCGGCCTTCCTCGCCGGCGTGACCACCGTCATCCTGGCCGTCGCCTCGCCGATCGACGCCTTCGCGCCGCTGCTGCTGCGCGTCCACATGCTGCAGCACATCCTCCTCACCATGGTCGCGCCACCCCTGCTCTGGCTGGGCGCGCCGGCGCTGCCGCTCCTGCGCGGACTGCCGCAGGGAGCGGCGAAGCACGGTCTCGGCCCCTTCCTCGCCTGGCCGCCGTTGCTGGCCGCCGGCCGCTTCGTGGTCCACCCGCTGGTGGCGTGGCTGGCGCTGGTGATCGCCACCCTGCTGTGGCACCTCCCCGGCCCCTACCAGCTCGCCCTGCGCGATCCCGACTGGCACCAGTTCGAACACGCCTGCTTCCTCGTCGCCGGCCTGCTGTTCTGGTTCCCGGTCGTGCAGCCCTACCCCAGCCGCGCCCGCTGGCCGCGCTGGGCGATGGTGCCGTATCTCCTCCTCGCCGACGCGCAGAACACCCTGCTCGCGGCCCTTTTCGTCTTCGCCGATCGGCCGCTCTACGCCGCCTACGCCGCGGCGCCGGCGCTCACCGCGCTGGACGCGCGCGGCGATCAGGCGGCCGCCGGCGCGCTGATGTGGGTCGCCGGCTCGGCCACCTATCTCGTCGCCGCGGCGGCGATCGTCATCGGCTGGCTGAACGGCAGCGCCCTGGCGCCGAGGGCGGCACCGCCCCGTCCCCCTCCGGCGCCGCGCCGCCGCCTCGACCTGCTGCGCGTGCCCCGGCTCGGCGCCGCACTGCGTTCGCTGGCGCTGCGCCGCGCCGCCCAGGCCCTGATGCTGCTGCTCGCCGCGGCGGTGATCGCCGACGGCCTGCTCGGACCGCGCATGAGCCCGATGAACCTCGCCGGCGTGCTGCCGTGGACCTATTGGCGCGGCCTGGTCGTCATCGCGCTGCTCGCCGTCGGCAACGTGTTCTGCATGGCGTGCCCGTTCATGCTGCCGCGCGCGCTCGGCCGGCGACTGCTGCCGGGGCGCCGCGCCTGGCCGCGCCGGCTGCGCGGCAAATGGCTGGCGGCGGCCCTGCTCGTCGTCTACCTCTGCGCCTACGAGGCGTTCGCCCTCTGGGACGCCCCGCGTCTGACGGCGGCGATCGCCCTCGCCTACTTCGCCGCCGCGCTGGTGGTCGACGGCATCTTCCGCGGCGCCGCCTTCTGCAAGCACCTCTGCCCCATCGGCCAGTTCCACTTCGTGCACGCCACGGTGTCGCCGTTCACGATCGCCGCGCGCGACCCGGAGACGTGCCGGAGCTGCGCCGGCGCCGACTGCATCCGCGGCACCCCCACGCGGCGCGGCTGCGAGCTCGAGCTCTTCGTTCCCGAGAAGCGCGGCAACCTCGACTGCACCCTCTGCCTCGACTGCGTCCGCGCCTGCCCGCACGACAACGTCGGCCTCCTGGCGGTCGCCCCGGCGGCGGAGCTGGCAACCGACCCGCCGCGCTCCTCGCTGCGGCGACTCTCCGAACGCCCCGACATCGCCGCCCTGGCGCTGCTCTGCGTGTTCGGCGCCTTCGCCAACGCGGCCGGCATGCTCGAGCCGGTGCTGCGCGCCGAGGCCGCCCTCGCCGCGCGACTCGGCCTCGACTCGCCGCTGGCGCTGACGCTCGCCGCGCTGCCGGTGGCGCTGGTCGCGCTCCCGGTCGCGGCGCTGGGATCCGCGGTGGCCATCGGCCACCGCTGGAGCGGCGCCACGGCGACGCCGCGCGCCCTCGCCTGCCGCCTGGCATTGGCGCTGGTCCCGATCGGCCTCGCCATGTGGAGCGCCCACTTCCTCTTCCATTTCGCCACCGGCATCGGCACGGCGGTGCCGGTGGCGCAGCGCGCCCTCGCCGACCTCGGCGTCGCCCTTGGCTCCCCCGACTGGTCGCACGCGGCGGCCATGCACGCGCCCGCCTGGCTCACGCCGCTCGAGCTGCTGCTGCTCGATGCCGGCCTGCTCCTCAGCCTGTCGGTGGGCTGGCGCACCGCCCTCGAGCTCAACCACGGCCGCGGCCGGCCGGCGGTCGCGCTGCACCTGCCGTGGGCGGCGCTGGCGATCGCGCTCTGGGTCGCCGGCGCCTGGATCGTCTTCCAGCCGATGCAGATGCGCGGCATGGTGCACTGA
- a CDS encoding cytochrome c, which produces MRSSLVSVVITTVLCAAAAVSAADLKPGEAAYRRYCSACHGMAGKGDGVVGGLMTPRPADLTVLAKNNGGTFPTLRVINIIDGRETLRAHGESEMPVWGEVFTRQRSQATNARAQVRGQVQEITSYLQSIQQQ; this is translated from the coding sequence ATGCGTTCATCGTTGGTCTCCGTCGTCATCACCACGGTCCTCTGCGCCGCGGCCGCCGTCTCCGCCGCCGACCTGAAACCAGGCGAGGCCGCGTACCGGCGCTACTGCAGCGCCTGCCACGGCATGGCCGGCAAGGGGGACGGGGTGGTGGGCGGCCTCATGACGCCGCGGCCGGCGGATCTCACGGTGCTGGCGAAGAACAACGGCGGCACCTTTCCGACCCTGCGGGTGATCAACATCATCGACGGGCGCGAGACGCTGCGCGCCCACGGCGAGAGCGAGATGCCGGTGTGGGGCGAGGTGTTCACCCGGCAGCGCAGCCAGGCGACCAACGCGCGCGCCCAGGTGCGCGGCCAGGTGCAGGAGATCACCAGCTACCTGCAGTCGATCCAACAGCAGTAG
- a CDS encoding phospholipase → MTADPFHQRLGELGPALLTALSAFEEVRRHLDPPHLPALREAAGPIHARLRAALAAFTAAPVPSGLDDFASQIRQSAEAADGAFALFCDEASPAQAIPRVLGAMHQHCRAQELLYPLRRVLPPVGRFFLEPALHDRAAELDPEPHPEHPTGIIVARQKDGARGGFSLYVPESYDPARDWPLVVALHGGSGSGGDFLWTWLTEARSRGCLLLAPTSLGSTWSLMDEDVDAPALRAMVDYVRAHWRVDDRRVLLTGLSDGATYTLLCGLRDDMPFTALAPVSGVLHPANLLNGNLARAAGRRVYLVHGARDWMFPVATARMAHRELQRAGADVTYREIADLSHTYPREENARILEWFDPALRLAPADGARR, encoded by the coding sequence ATGACCGCGGACCCGTTCCACCAGCGGCTCGGCGAGCTCGGCCCGGCGCTGCTCACCGCCCTGTCGGCCTTCGAGGAGGTGCGACGCCACCTCGACCCGCCGCACCTGCCAGCGCTGCGCGAGGCGGCCGGCCCGATCCACGCGCGCCTGCGCGCCGCGCTGGCGGCGTTCACCGCCGCGCCGGTGCCGAGCGGGCTGGACGACTTCGCGAGCCAGATCCGGCAGTCCGCCGAGGCCGCCGACGGCGCCTTCGCGCTCTTCTGCGACGAGGCATCGCCGGCGCAGGCGATCCCCCGCGTCCTCGGCGCCATGCACCAGCACTGCCGCGCCCAGGAGCTGCTGTATCCGCTGCGCCGCGTGCTGCCGCCGGTCGGGCGCTTCTTCCTCGAGCCGGCGCTGCACGACCGCGCCGCCGAGCTCGACCCGGAGCCGCATCCCGAACACCCGACCGGCATCATCGTCGCCCGCCAGAAGGACGGCGCCCGCGGCGGCTTCTCGCTCTACGTGCCCGAGTCCTACGACCCGGCCCGCGACTGGCCGCTGGTCGTCGCCCTGCACGGCGGCAGCGGCAGCGGCGGCGACTTCCTCTGGACCTGGCTCACCGAAGCGCGCAGCCGCGGCTGTCTGCTGCTGGCACCGACATCGCTCGGCTCGACGTGGTCGCTGATGGACGAGGACGTCGACGCGCCGGCGCTGCGCGCCATGGTCGACTACGTGCGCGCCCACTGGCGCGTCGACGACCGCCGCGTGCTCCTCACCGGCCTGTCCGACGGCGCCACCTACACGCTGCTGTGCGGCCTCCGGGACGACATGCCCTTCACCGCGCTCGCCCCAGTCTCGGGCGTCCTGCACCCCGCCAACCTGCTGAACGGCAACCTGGCGCGCGCCGCCGGCCGCCGCGTCTACCTGGTCCACGGGGCGCGCGACTGGATGTTCCCGGTGGCGACGGCACGCATGGCGCACCGCGAGCTGCAGCGCGCCGGCGCCGACGTCACCTACCGCGAGATCGCGGACCTGTCGCACACCTATCCGCGCGAGGAGAACGCCCGCATCCTGGAGTGGTTCGATCCGGCGCTGCGCCTGGCGCCGGCGGACGGCGCGCGACGCTGA
- a CDS encoding GNAT family N-acetyltransferase, which produces MPDDLGRLHTARLLLTRIAAADLDELRRMHRDPVVMATLGGVRSDEVSADILTQLMAHWDAHGFGYWMAHERATGAFVGRGGLRRVVVGGGDEVEVGYALMPQFWGRGLATELARECARVGFEVLGQRSLVAFTLPTNVASRAVMQRVGFAYERDVIWAGMPHVLYRLDVAGWREAAGTL; this is translated from the coding sequence ATGCCCGACGATCTGGGGCGGCTGCACACCGCGCGCCTGCTGCTCACTCGCATCGCCGCCGCCGATCTCGACGAGCTCCGTCGCATGCACCGCGACCCGGTGGTGATGGCGACCCTCGGCGGCGTGCGCTCCGACGAGGTCAGCGCCGACATCCTGACGCAACTGATGGCGCACTGGGACGCGCACGGCTTCGGCTACTGGATGGCGCACGAGCGCGCCACGGGCGCGTTCGTCGGTCGCGGCGGCCTGCGCCGCGTCGTGGTCGGCGGCGGCGACGAGGTCGAGGTCGGCTACGCGCTGATGCCGCAATTCTGGGGCCGCGGCCTCGCCACCGAGCTGGCGCGCGAGTGCGCGCGCGTCGGCTTCGAGGTGCTCGGCCAGCGTTCCCTGGTCGCCTTCACGCTGCCGACCAACGTCGCCTCGCGCGCGGTCATGCAACGGGTCGGCTTCGCGTACGAACGCGACGTCATCTGGGCCGGCATGCCGCACGTGCTGTACCGGCTCGACGTCGCGGGCTGGCGGGAGGCCGCCGGGACCCTCTGA
- a CDS encoding enoyl-CoA hydratase/isomerase family protein — translation MQYPDYQHLRFEQRPDGVLLLTLDRPPVNATDERMHWELAEVWKTIGADPAARVVLVTGAGTAFSAGGDIRLLEGMAGDAAAVSRTLREAADIVYNMVNLEKPIVSAINGVAVGAGLAVALMADISIIAETARLTDGHLRLGVGAGDHAAIIWPLLCGMAKAKYYLMTAEFLDGREAERIGLVSLCVPAADLMDRASAVAARLAAGPQNAVRLTKRALNGWLRVAGPIFDTSLAYEMLNFMEADVREGIAALKEKRSARFPSAR, via the coding sequence GTGCAGTATCCCGACTACCAGCATCTGCGTTTCGAGCAGCGCCCCGACGGCGTGCTGCTGCTCACCCTCGATCGGCCGCCGGTCAACGCCACCGACGAGCGCATGCACTGGGAGCTGGCCGAGGTGTGGAAGACCATCGGCGCCGACCCGGCGGCGCGGGTCGTGCTCGTCACCGGCGCCGGCACGGCGTTCTCCGCCGGCGGCGACATCCGTCTGCTCGAGGGCATGGCGGGCGACGCGGCGGCGGTGTCGCGCACCCTGCGCGAGGCCGCCGACATCGTCTACAACATGGTGAACCTCGAGAAGCCGATCGTCTCGGCGATCAACGGCGTCGCGGTCGGCGCCGGGTTGGCGGTGGCGCTGATGGCCGACATCTCGATCATCGCCGAGACGGCGCGCCTCACCGACGGCCACCTGCGGCTCGGTGTCGGCGCCGGCGACCACGCCGCCATCATCTGGCCGCTGCTCTGCGGCATGGCGAAGGCGAAGTACTACCTGATGACCGCGGAGTTCCTGGACGGACGCGAGGCGGAGCGCATCGGCCTCGTCAGCCTGTGCGTGCCCGCCGCCGACCTCATGGACCGGGCGTCGGCCGTGGCCGCGCGCCTCGCGGCGGGGCCGCAGAACGCGGTCCGGCTCACCAAGCGCGCGCTCAACGGCTGGCTGCGCGTCGCCGGGCCGATCTTCGACACCTCGCTCGCCTACGAGATGCTCAACTTCATGGAAGCCGACGTGCGGGAGGGGATCGCGGCGCTGAAGGAGAAGCGGAGCGCGCGCTTTCCGTCGGCGCGGTGA